The following coding sequences lie in one Carassius carassius chromosome 1, fCarCar2.1, whole genome shotgun sequence genomic window:
- the LOC132131085 gene encoding uncharacterized protein LOC132131085 has protein sequence MWNMLIFVFLLFIHGVSATETDESESVTVMEGDSVTLHTNLSELLNDDTILWMFGPKDDLISQIKRKHDLTTFFVTNDAGIGGRLQVDQKTGSLTITNTRIRHSGQYKLTISRVKITTKTFDVTIMGVVSEMDGLKSVSVSVTEGDPITLCIDAETHKDALMLWRFGDKGILLAKIDSETRDISLNNADERFRDQLELNQNGSLTIKKSRSEHAGLYELQIRGREGSQRFLLSVNDPGLSSGAIAGIFFGVLVPVLLLVAAALAVNHYRHRISKLKKQVVCEAVPVEEKDETVTEGDSPTLRTGLTEINATEMIEWCYEEDNNRIAEITGGSRRKSTFAGADGRFWSKLTLDERTGDLTISNIRTIHSGLYKLKITGSTMKTKHKRFILSVKVESMSVKEGASALLQTAAAVQTDDLIVWTSGAQNRLVVKRDSGKVTYGKQFRDRLTLNQTTGSLTITNIRLTDSGHFKLQIINSEQTTFKRFNVTVTDSTAEGVNEEMTVVTPLLNGEVTDGGNEQQATSPV, from the exons ATGTGGAACATGTTGatctttgtgtttttattattcattcacg GTGTGTCTGCTACAGAGACGGATGAATCGGAGTCAGTGactgtgatggagggagattctgtcaccCTACACACTAACCTTTCTGAACTACTGAACGATGATACAATACTGTGGATGTTCGGACCTAAAGACGATCTCATATCTCAAATAAAGAGAAAGCATGACTTGACCACATTTTTTGTCACCAATGATGCTGGAATCGGTGGCAGATTGCAGGTGGATCAAAAGACAGGATCTCtcaccatcacaaacaccagaatCAGACACTCGGGACAATATAAACTCACCATCTCTAGAGTAAAGATTACGACGAAGACATTTGATGTGACTATCATGG GTGTGGTTAGTGAGATGGATGGATTGAAATCAGTGTCAGTATCAGTGACAGAAGGAGATCCTATCACTCTATGTATCGATGCTGAAACACACAAAGATGCTCTGATGCTGTGGAGGTTTGGAGATAAAGGAATCCTCCTCGCTAAAATCGATAGTGAAACACGTGACATCTCATTGAACAATGCTGACGAGAGATTCAGAGATCAACTAGAGCTGAATCAGAACGGATCGCTGACTATCAAGAAGAGCAGAAGTGAACACGCTGGACTCTATGAGCTCCAGATCAGAGGCCGTGAGGGCTCACAGCGATTCCTTCTTTCTGTCAATG ATCCAGGTCTTTCTTCCGGTGCTATAGCAGGAATCTTTTTTGGTGTTTTAGTTCCTGTTTTGCTGCTTGTGGCTGCAGCTTTGGCCGTGAATCACTATCGCCACAGGATCTCTAAATTAAAAAAGCAAGTGG TATGTGAAGCTGTGCCAGTTGAAGAGAAAGATGAGACCGTGACGGAGGGAGATTCTCCAACTCTTCGCACTGGCCTCACTGAAATAAATGCTACTGAAATGATAGAGTGGTGCTATGAAGAAGACAACAATCGCATTGCTGAAATCACTGGAGGGAGCAGAAGGAAATCTACGTTTGCTGGTGCTGATGGGAGATTCTGGAGCAAACTGACGCTGGATGAAAGAACTGGAGATCTCACTATCAGTAACATCAGAACCATTCACTCTGGACTCTATAAACTAAAAATCACCGGGAGCACCATGAAAACCAAACACAAGAGATTCATTCTTTCTGTCAAAG TGGAGTCGATGTCAGTGAAGGAGGGAGCTTCTGCTCTTCTCCAGACTGCTGCTGCGGTTCAGACAGATGATCTCATAGTGTGGACGTCTGGAGCTCAAAACCGTCTCGTTGTTAAACGGGATTCAGGAAAGGTGACATATGGTAAGCAATTCAGAGACCGACTGACTCTGAACCAGACGACTGGATCGCTGACCATCACGAACATCAGACTCACAGACTCTGGACATTTTAAACTGCAAATCATCAACAGCGAACAGACCACATTCAAAAGATTCAATGTGACTGTCACTG ACTCCACAGCTGAAGGAGTGAATGAAGAGATGACTGTAGTAACGCCGCTGTTAAACGGAGAAGTTACTGATGGAGGCAACGAGCAGCAGGCAACCAGTCCAGTTTGA
- the LOC132097799 gene encoding uncharacterized protein LOC132097799 translates to MEGDSVTLNTDLSEVQKYLLIQWMFGSTRIAEVESVSQTNSTYDGPDERFRDRLKLDQQTGSLTITNTRTTDSGLYKVTVISINSKDTSYMRFNLTVYESPQCTSSPESSSRSNFLSLTVNQTEDANITELHQPCSAYFHCCGFIEPVIRLVISALVGVAAVAFIVYDIRSTRRELNRMEETRYHRQIHGVKPDQQYKMSRSISSRYVC, encoded by the exons atggagggagattctgtcactctaaACACTGATCTTTCTGAAGTACAGAAATATTTGTTGATACAATGGATGTTTGGAAGCACAAGAATCGCTGAAGTCGAAAGTGTCTCACAAACCAACTCGACATATGATGGTcctgatgagagattcagagacagactgaagttGGATCAGCAGACTGGATCTttgaccatcacaaacaccagaaccaccGACTCTGGACTTTATAAAGTAACAGTTATCAGCATAAACAGCAAAGACACCAGCTACATGCGTTTCAAtcttactgtctatg AATCTCCACAATGTACTTCATCACCAGAAAGTTCATCAAGGTCCAATTTTCTGTCATTAACTGTCAACCAGACTGAGGACGCCAACATTACTGAACTCCATCAGCCGTGTTCAG CTTACTTCCACTGTTGTGGTTTTATTGAACCTGTGATCCGATTGGTCATCTCGGCTCTGGTGGGCGTGGCTGCTGTTGCTTTTATTGTTTATGACATCAGATCTACAAGACGTGAGCTGAACAGGATGGAAGAGACTAGATATCACCGTCAGATCCATGGAGTGAAACCAGACCAACAATATAAAATGAGCAGAAGCATTAGTTCCAGATATGTTTGCTGA